The following proteins are encoded in a genomic region of Triticum dicoccoides isolate Atlit2015 ecotype Zavitan chromosome 1B, WEW_v2.0, whole genome shotgun sequence:
- the LOC119325598 gene encoding transcription factor MYB3R-5-like, protein MMLMGWLCIQCSMDQQNGLIARWTYRQEMSREREAWTIEEESALINAHRVYGNRWAEIAEVLPRRNRILLFVLRFFSPIAKVKDDKTKWIIVVTRYTKSSVI, encoded by the exons ATGATGCTGATGGGTTGGCTTTGCATACAATGCAG TATGGACCAACAAAATGGTCTCATTGCAAGGTGGACATATAGGCAAGAAATGTCAAGAGAG AGAGAAGCTTGGACTATTGAGGAGGAATCTGCACTGATTAATGCCCATCGGGTATATGGGAATAGATGGGCAGAAATAGCAGAAGTTCTTCCTAGAAG GAATCGGATACTTCTATTTGTTCTTAGGTTCTTCTCACCTATAGCTAAAGTCAAAGACGACAAAACCAAGTGGATTATTGTTGTTACAAGATACACAAAATCATCG GTCATCTAA
- the LOC119325609 gene encoding transcription factor MYB3R-5-like, whose protein sequence is MMLMGWLCIQCSMDQQNGLIARWTYRQEMSREREAWTIEEESALINAHRVYGNRWAEIAEVLPRRNRVLLFVLRFFSPIAKVKDDKTKWIIVVTRYTKSSVI, encoded by the exons ATGATGCTGATGGGTTGGCTTTGCATACAATGCAG TATGGACCAACAAAATGGTCTCATTGCAAGGTGGACATATAGGCAAGAAATGTCAAGAGAG AGAGAAGCTTGGACTATTGAGGAGGAATCTGCACTGATTAATGCCCATCGGGTATATGGGAATAGATGGGCAGAAATAGCAGAAGTTCTTCCTAGAAG GAATCGGGTACTTCTATTTGTTCTTAGGTTCTTCTCACCTATAGCTAAAGTCAAAGACGACAAAACCAAGTGGATTATTGTTGTTACAAGATACACAAAATCATCG GTCATCTAA